DNA from Stenotrophomonas acidaminiphila:
GCAGGGCGGCGCGGGCCTGTTCAGCCGGTGGCGGCGGCAGGATGTGCGGGCCAAAGCCGCCATCGCCGGCATCAATGAACTGCAGCAGCGGCAGCGGCACGCCGGCGGCATTGGCCAGCAACCATTCCAACCCGCTGCGCAGCACCCAGGCCACGCCCGGCGCACCGGCCTGCAGGCGGGGCAGCCCCTGTGGATGGATCTGTGCGACACGGCCGTGGACGGTGGTGCCGTCGATCGCCACTTCCAGCCGCTGCGACTGCAATGGCGCGCCGTCGTACCACTGCGCGAAGCTGTCCGCGCACGGGCGGATGCGACCCAGCAGCTGCTCGAACTGCTGCCGGCCCAGCGCCCCGGAGGGCAGCAGCGCGCGCGCCCGCAGGCGCTCGTACAGGCCCTGTTCGCTGCCTTCCAGCAATGCGCCGAGTACCTGCTGCTGCAACGCGCTGTGCTCGCGCCCGCGTTCGGGCAGCACCAGCGGTTCGAGGTCGTCGCCGGGCAGGATCTCGCCGCCCAGGCGCAGCCCCAGCCGCTGTTCCAGGAACTGCCCGGCCGGGTCGGCCAGGAAGCGGCGCAGCGCATCCAGCGACAGCGCGGGTTCGCGCAGGGCGTCGGGCAGCGGCGCGTCCAGTGCACCGGCGGACCAGGGCGCCAGCGGCTGGCGCTGGCCACCGACCGCACCGGCGGCCGGGTGCCACTGGCGGCGGTAGCTGAAACGCCGCGGCTCGCCATCGCCGCCGAACGCGGCCGGGGCGAAGGGCTGCAGCGGATGGCGCACGACCATCGCCTGGCGCGCGCTGGCCGCATCGGCATGGCAGGCGGCCACCGCGTCGATCAGCTCGCTGACCAGCACCGAAGGCTCGCGCTCGCTGCCGTCGCGCGCGTCGGCGCCGAGGTAGCTCAGGTAGAACACGTCCTGCGCCGACGCCAGCAACTGCAGGAACAGGAAGCGGTCGTCCTCGCGCAGCGAACGGTCGCCGTGGCGGCGCCGCCCGGTGCCGAGTTCGGCGGTGAGCCGGCTCAGGCCGGCGGCCGGGTCGCGGCGCGGGAAGTCGCCATCGTTCAGGCCCAGCACGCAGATCGCGCGGAACGGCAGCAGCCGCATCGGCACCATGCGCCCGAAACTGACGCCGCCGGTGAGCAGCGGCGCGCGGGTGTCGGCCTCGGACAACACCGTGGAAAAGTGCGCACGCACCACCTCGGCGGGCACCGCCGCATCGAAGCCGGCCTTTTCCGCGTCCTCGGCGAAGGCGTTGATCAGCTTGCGCAGCCGGTCCAGCGCGCGCTGGGTGGACGGCTCGGCGGGCGTTTCCGGCAGCAGCGCGTCCAGCAGGCCAAGCAGGCGTTCGCGCCACTGCGCCGGCGCCAGCGCCTCGGCCAGCGCCTTCTGGTGGCGGGCGAGCACGCGCAGCAGGCGGATCAGCGCATCCAGCGCGGCCAGTGCGCTGCCTTCCAGCTCCGGCCACGGCGCGACGCCGGCCAGGTCGTCGTCGCTGCCGCTGGCGTGGCCGAGCAGCAGCCGGTCCAGGGCGAACTGCCAGGTGCAGGCGTCGTCGAGCGGCGCCTGGTGCTGGCCGCGGTGCGCCGCATCCAGCCCCCAGCGCGCGCCGGCGGCCTGCAGCCAGCCGTGCAGGCGCTCGAACGCGGCCGCGTCCAGTCCGGCGGCGGCGGCCAGCGGCGGGCTGGCGAGCAGGTCGAGGATCTCGTTGAGGCCAAAGCGCGACACCGGCAGCCCCAGCAGCTGCATGAACACGTCGGCCAGTGGCTCGCCCTGCAGCGGACTGGCGTCGGCCAGTGCCCACGGAATGTGGCCCTCGCCGCCGCCGCGGCCGCCGAACACCGATTCCAGGTACGGCACGTAGGGGTCGATGTCCGGCGCCAGCACCGCGATCTCGCGCGGCTGCAGCGGCGGGTCGAAGCGCGGATCGTCCAGCAGCGCGCGCAACTGGTCGTGCAGCACCTGCATTTCCCGCAGGCGGGTATGGCAGGCGTGGACCTGCACGCTGGGGTCGTCCAGCCGCAGCGCCGGGCGCAGCGGCGCCGGCGGCCGCGCGCGGCGGTGGAACAGGTCGGCCTGCAGGCGGTGCAGCAGGCTGTCGCGCAGGCCGCCCTGGTCCAGCGTCGGCCCGTCGCGCCGCTCGGGATCGGCATAGGCGGCGATCTCGCCGGACGGGTGCACCACTTCGTAGCTGCCCAGCACCGCCATGAAGTCGCGCCCGGCCGCGCCCCAGGCCTGCAGCAGCGGGTTCTCGCCGGCGTCGCTGCCGAACGGATCGTCGACGCCGCCGCGCAGCCGTTCGGCCAGGGTCTGCAGGTCGCCCCAATAGGCGCGCGTGGGCGTGGGCAGGTAGAAATGCAGCGTACCGACCCGCGCCTGGGTGGCGATCACCCGCAGCACGTCGGGCGAAACGTTGAGCGTGGCGAAGGCGAACAGGCGCGACGGCAGGCCGCGCGGCAGCGGCTGGCCGGCGCCCTCGAACCGCGCCAGGTAGTCGTTGATGCGGCGCGCGCGATGCTGCTGGCCGCCGGCGATGCGGCGCCAGAGGATGGCCTGCGGATCGGCGGGATCGGCGCCGGCCTCCCAGCGCAGCAGCCAGTCGCGGCGCCAGGCCTGGTACTTCTCGAATACCCCGCCCAGTTCGGCGGCCAGCGACCAGGCCCGCAGCGGGTCGCCGGCGCCGGGCGCGTCGCCCCCAGATAGGTGCGCAGCGCGGCCATCGCCGGCTGCCGCATCAGCGCCGGGTCGGTCAGGGCCGCGTACAGCCGCCACTGCAGCCCCGGCGCGCCGAGGTCGTCCTGCTCGCCGGGCACGTTTTCCTGCAACGCGCGGGCAACGAACTCACCCGGCGTGAGGAATTCGAGATTGGCGGCGATGCCGTATTCGGCGGCCAGCGTGGACTGCAGCCAGCGGCGCATCGCCACCTGCGGGATCAGGACCGTGTCGGCCGCCAGCAGCGGCTGCCCGGGCGCGGGCGCGCGCAGCGCGTGGGCCAGCAACGAGGCGAGCACGTCCAGCGCATTGGAGTGGTAGAGGCGGAAATCCGCGGCGGCATCAGGCATGGCCGCGCCATTGTGCCGGAGCGGCGTCGCGTTGACTGCGACGAAAGCTACCGCGATGCCCGCTTCCGGGCCGAAACCAGCTGCTTGGCTTCGACCTGCAGTTGTCTCAGTTCGTCGACCGCCTCCTGCTCGGCGGCCAAAGCTTCCGCGGTGCGCCGGCGCATGTCGAAAGCGGCATAGCGGTCAGCCACAATGGCCTCCATCTGCTCGCGCGATATCCGGCCAGAGCCCATTAGTACGGAACGTTCGTTGAAATCGAGGAAGCGGTCGGTCTGGGCGATCCAGTCGGCCATCCGCGTTTCGATCCGGCGCATGGCTCGGTCTTCGGCGAAATCCAGGAACATGGTGACCAGCCGGTTGAGCTGGTCCAGCTCCTGCGCATCCAGATAGTTCTTCGACACGACCGCATCGGCTTTGCGCACACGCTCCCCGACCCAGTTTGTCAGCGCCATGTTGTCGGCTGCTGGATCGGCCCGTTCCACGATCAGTTCGGCAGCGGTGCGGCCGGTGATCGCATACACCAACTTGTTCTGGATGGTGGCGAAGAAGGTCTTTGCGGTATGCGCGCTTCCGTCATAGTCGCTGCTGCTCGCTTTGAACAGATCCCGCAGCTTCTGGTAGAAGCGTTTCTCCGAACTGCGGATATCGCGGATGCGGCGCAGCAGTTCGTCGAAGTAGTCCGCCCGTTCGGCGTCCTTGAGGCGCTGGTCATTGAGCAGGAAGCCCTTGACCAGGTACTCGGCCAAGGTGGTTCCCGCCCAGCGCCGGAACTGGTTCCCACGTGGGGAGCGCACCCGGAAACCGATCGCCAGGATCAGGTCTAGCCGGTAAAGCATTGTTTTATAACGCTTTTCATCTGCGGCAGTTGTCAAGTAAAACTTGACAACTGCCTCCTCGGATAGCTCTCCCTCCGCAAAGATCTTGCGGATATGCAGGCTGATGTTCTGCTTGGTGGTTTCAAACAGATCCGCCATCTCACCCTGGGTCAGCCAGACCGTACCGTCGGTAGCACGCAGGTGGATATCGGTACGACCGTCCTCGGTCCGGTAGAGAATCAATTCGCCATTGTTTTCGCTCATGCGATCTCCTTGGTCATGCAACCTCGCATGCGTGCGGCTGCGCCGGGGCAATGTACTGACTGGCATCCGACGACTCCATACCTGTGTCGTCCACATAGGCCGAACCGCCGCAACGACACCCGGAAGACTGGGCGTTCCACGCATGGCCACTGACGCCCGGCGCCGGTCCGGCGACAATACTGCACGGTCCAGTTCTCTTTTGTTCAGGCGGACCCGATAATCCTGCCACGTTGGTTTTCCGTTAAAGGCCGCCATGTCCCTTCCCCGGACACCCCTGGTGCAGTTGTCCGACGTCCGCATCGACCGCGGCGGGCGCACGATCCTGCGCGACGTTTCGCTGGACGTGCCGCGC
Protein-coding regions in this window:
- a CDS encoding hydroxyacid dehydrogenase, with protein sequence MSENNGELILYRTEDGRTDIHLRATDGTVWLTQGEMADLFETTKQNISLHIRKIFAEGELSEEAVVKFYLTTAADEKRYKTMLYRLDLILAIGFRVRSPRGNQFRRWAGTTLAEYLVKGFLLNDQRLKDAERADYFDELLRRIRDIRSSEKRFYQKLRDLFKASSSDYDGSAHTAKTFFATIQNKLVYAITGRTAAELIVERADPAADNMALTNWVGERVRKADAVVSKNYLDAQELDQLNRLVTMFLDFAEDRAMRRIETRMADWIAQTDRFLDFNERSVLMGSGRISREQMEAIVADRYAAFDMRRRTAEALAAEQEAVDELRQLQVEAKQLVSARKRASR